The Chitinophagales bacterium genome includes a region encoding these proteins:
- a CDS encoding response regulator transcription factor, with product MSVKIVMIEDHDEFRESLTFLLNSNDEFICTSYAQAEEAMAYIDIDSPEAIIMDINLPGISGIECTRILKLRFPSIQILMCTVSEDDDKILEALKAGASGYILKRSAVNDIFSAIKDIVSGGSPMTPVIARKVVASFLPKQVENNIVAILSVRENEILDLLAEGYRIKEIAARLYVTVNTIRTHIRHIYEKLQVNSRVEALNKSRKNIYKV from the coding sequence ATGTCCGTTAAGATCGTAATGATAGAAGATCACGATGAGTTTCGGGAAAGTCTGACATTTCTGTTAAATTCGAATGATGAATTTATTTGCACATCCTATGCTCAGGCAGAAGAGGCAATGGCTTACATCGATATTGATAGTCCTGAGGCAATTATTATGGATATTAACCTGCCAGGCATTTCCGGTATTGAATGTACCCGCATCCTAAAACTGAGATTTCCTTCAATTCAAATATTGATGTGTACCGTCAGTGAAGATGATGATAAAATACTGGAAGCACTTAAAGCCGGCGCTAGCGGCTATATACTTAAGCGATCAGCAGTGAATGATATTTTTTCAGCAATAAAGGATATTGTTTCCGGAGGATCGCCAATGACACCTGTCATTGCCCGAAAGGTAGTTGCATCGTTTTTGCCGAAGCAGGTTGAGAATAACATTGTTGCTATCCTTTCCGTCAGAGAGAATGAAATCCTCGATTTACTAGCTGAAGGGTACAGAATCAAGGAAATTGCTGCAAGGCTTTATGTAACTGTTAATACAATACGTACCCATATACGTCATATTTATGAAAAGCTTCAGGTAAATTCACGAGTGGAAGCACTGAACAAATCGCGAAAAAATATCTACAAGGTATAA
- a CDS encoding RNA methyltransferase: protein MTPERNKRMMEVLSKRQFDITLVLENVWDPHNISAVLRSCDAVGIQDVYVISPGGKRESKLGKKSSASASKWLTIHHYYDVAECFETVRKRYTNIFSTRLQQDSTELYEIDFCQPMALVFGNEKEGVSEQASSLSDGNFIIPQVGMIKSLNISVACAITLYECYRQRKISGMYDLPAKNEQTNELYKEWNSF, encoded by the coding sequence ATGACACCTGAGCGTAATAAGCGGATGATGGAAGTGCTTTCAAAACGGCAGTTTGATATTACCCTGGTGCTTGAAAATGTATGGGATCCGCATAATATTTCGGCTGTTCTTAGATCTTGCGATGCTGTAGGGATACAAGATGTTTACGTTATTTCACCAGGCGGTAAAAGAGAATCGAAACTTGGCAAAAAATCTTCAGCCAGTGCCAGCAAGTGGCTGACTATTCATCATTATTATGATGTGGCCGAATGCTTTGAAACAGTAAGAAAACGGTATACAAATATTTTCTCCACTCGACTGCAGCAGGATTCAACTGAACTTTATGAAATCGATTTCTGCCAGCCCATGGCGCTTGTTTTTGGAAACGAAAAAGAGGGTGTTTCTGAGCAGGCTTCCTCTTTATCAGATGGTAATTTTATCATCCCGCAAGTTGGTATGATTAAAAGTTTAAATATATCAGTAGCCTGCGCCATCACGCTTTATGAATGTTATCGCCAACGAAAGATTAGTGGCATGTATGATTTGCCGGCGAAAAATGAACAAACAAATGAACTGTATAAGGAATGGAATTCTTTTTAG